The following proteins are encoded in a genomic region of Eulemur rufifrons isolate Redbay chromosome 18, OSU_ERuf_1, whole genome shotgun sequence:
- the FAM8A1 gene encoding protein FAM8A1 has translation MSEGPEEARGRPPGQDDGGGDHEPVPSLRSPPAAAAPWPRAGPQVEPQSPGRPPASGLATAAEESEPARELRKRGEAASGSGAELQEPAGCEAPEAAAPRERPARLSAREYSRQVHEWLWQSYCGYLTWHSGLATFPAYCSPHPPPPTYPSGGAAVPQAAAPPPPQLGYYNPFYFLSAGAAGPGPAAATGITTPAPVAGLGPRAPHIQGSVRATPVTRVGSAAPSRTPSETGRQAGREYVIPSLAHRFMAEMVDFFILFFIKATIVLSIMHLSGIKDISKFAMHYIIEEIDEDTSMEDLQKMMVVALIYRLLVCFYEIICIWGAGGATPGKFLLGLRVVTCDTSVLIAPSRVLVIPSSNVSITTSTIRALIKNFSIASFFPAFITLLFFQHNRTAYDIVAGTIVVKRNGVR, from the exons ATGTCAGAGGGGCCCGAGGAAGCCCGAGGCCGCCCTCCCGGGCAGGACGACGGCGGAGGGGACCACGAGCCCGTCCCTTCCCTGAGAAgccctcccgccgccgccgccccgtgGCCCCGGGCTGGGCCCCAGGTTGAACCCCAGTCCCCGGGTCggcccccagcctctggcctcgCGACCGCCGCCGAGGAGTCGGAGCCGGCGCGCGAGCTCAGGAAGCGCGGGGAGGCGGCCTCCGGCTCTGGTGCGGAGCTGCAGGAGCCGGCGGGCTGCGAGGCGCCCGAGGCCGCGGCACCGCGGGAGAGGCCGGCGCGGCTGAGCGCTCGCGAGTACTCCCGGCAGGTGCACGAGTGGCTGTGGCAGTCCTACTGCGGCTACCTCACCTGGCACAGCGGCCTAGCCACCTTCCCCGCCTACTGCAGCCCCCATCCGCCCCCACCGACCTACCCCTCGGGCGGCGCTGCGGTTCCCCAAGCTGcggcgcccccgcccccccagctgGGCTATTACAACCCCTTCTACTTCCTGAGCGCCGGGGCCGCGGGGCCTGGCCCCGCGGCGGCCACAGGCATCACCACTCCTGCTCCAGTCGCTGGCCTGGGACCCCGGGCCCCTCACATACAAGGATCAGTCCGCGCCACTCCAGTGACGAGGGTGGGATCCGCGGCCCCTTCGCGAACTCCGAGCGAGACCGGGCGGCAGGCAG gcAGAGAGTATGTTATTCCATCGTTGGCCCACAGATTTATGGCAGAGATGGTGgatttctttattctcttctttataaaagcAACCATTGTCTTAAGTATTATGCACCTCAGTGGAATAAA GGATATATCTAAGTTTGCTATGCATTATATAATAGAAGAAATAGATGAAGACACATCAATGGAAGACTTGCAGAAAATGATGGTTGTGGCTCTTATATACAGATTATTAGTTTGTTTCTATGAG ATAATTTGCATCTGGGGAGCAGGTGGAGCTACCCCAGGGAAGTTCCTGCTAGGGCTTCGAGTTGTGACATGCGATACATCAGTACTTATTGCACCGAGTCGGGTTTTAGTGATTCCTTCCTCAAATGTTAGCATTACAAC gTCCACTATACGAGCTTTGATCAAGAATTTTTCTATTGCTTCTTTTTTCCCTGCTTTCATCACACTGCTGTTTTTTCAGCATAATCGAACAGCCTATGACATTGTAGCAGGAACCATTGTGGTAAAAAGAAATGGGGTCAGATGA